The Mercenaria mercenaria strain notata chromosome 10, MADL_Memer_1, whole genome shotgun sequence genome contains a region encoding:
- the LOC123560342 gene encoding uncharacterized protein LOC123560342 has protein sequence MARKRKKRSPAMSILAFVTALVIVTTFIYLRGKKHKVQAVSQYTNTSIYSYQNVNFRDSRRTLLKHSFRKKRLVDAMWTMKPKIPERWKYPENKQSFGANMQNKNSGEIVEDETIEVDLTQTTPSDTDSELTPSSYSSQTTPSVTDAPTTPITTQSETTPIYTESPTSPITTESITTPIVTEPGEREITTELDPDSDPNDTLWLLRNRRGVGATPTSPDPLTTSVQPPECGEGMDNDDYYIGPNGDCECGYNMTGPSCSTEDTEENINQKKMSSLQYETLADGEFTNDQRADFQAELEKHYSDLEGFQRIFVMPMVYDPETNKTSLSYIIFFDTPTDAEDAAKSASKTYDIVGHVLPIMIDNQPVTFGEEDTYLIRPTINDSVDRIPLGSQTKENVCYIYEQLQACDHGENRGKCVNRNGIPMCECTTQYVGEFCQEVVQYAPASTEEEILPVLLPALAAVAAAVALCSCCFFCCRRVNKGDDEASSYTETLIESPPLILPRYHPFAFKQFIAGAEAEEYNAVYVDRPVIQPVIVERTIVKERPVRQVVQEAVVPVVREVVVPVVQNAVVPVVQDVHDREDVGRPYVREDLRPYVLENGGAIWNTSSNSDRSTEITSPSLILPRFHPTPFRQFIPGSEGDEEEIRSMKFA, from the exons ATGGCAAGGAAAAGGAAGAAACGTTCCCCTGCTATGAGCATTCTAGCTTTTGTTACAGCATTAG TTATTGttacaacatttatatatttacgTGGGAAGAAACACAAAGTTCAGGCAGTATCTCAATATACGAATACAAGCATCTACTCATATCAAAATGTTAACTTTCGTGACTCGCGTCGGACATTGCTTAAGCATTCCTTTCGAAAGAAAAGACTGGTAGATGCTATGTGGACAATGAAACCTAAAATACCAGAACGCTGGAAGTATCcagaaaacaaacaaagtttcGGTGCtaatatgcaaaacaaaaattccgGTGAAATAGTTGAAGACGAAACAATAGAGGTCGATTTAACACAGACCACGCCTTCTGACACTGACAGCGAATTGACACCATCATCATACTCATCTCAAACCACACCTTCTGTAACAGATGCCCCGACGACTCCGATCACTACACAGTCAGAAACGACGCCCATATATACTGAATCACCAACATCGCCCATCACAACTGAATCAATAACTACACCCATTGTCACAGAACCTGGCGAAAGAGAAATAACAACAGAGTTGGATCCAGATAGTGATCCTAATG ATACTTTATGGCTCTTACGTAACAGACGAGGAGTTGGCG CCACGCCCACTTCGCCTGATCCATTGACAACATCGGTACAACCAC CTGAGTGCGGAGAGGGTATGGATAACGACGATTACTATATTGGACCAAACGGCGACTGTGAATGTGGATATAATATGACTGGACCTTCTTGTTCAACGG AGGATACTGAAGAAAAcattaatcagaaaaaaatgtcgtCTTTGCAATATGAGACACTCGCTGATGGTGAGTTTACGAACGACCAGAGGGCAGACTTTCAAGCAGAG CTGGAGAAGCATTACAGCGATTTAGAAGGCTTTCAGCGCATTTTTGTGATGCCAATGGT GTACGATCCAGagacaaataaaacatcattgagttatataatattttttgacacaCCAACCGACGCAGAGGACGCCGCAAAGTCAGCAAGTAAAACATATGACATCGTTGGTCATGTTCTACCGATAATGATTGACAATCAGCCAGTCACGTTTGGAGAAGAAGATACATACCTCATACGACCGACCATAAACGACAGCGTGGACCGTA TCCCCCTTGGCTCTCAGACGAAGGAAAATGTTTGCTACATATATGAACAGCTTCAAGCTTGTGACCACGGGGAAAACAGAGGAAAGTGTGTCAACAGAAATGGCATTCCAATGTGCGA ATGCACTACACAATATGTGGGCGAATTTTGTCAAGAAGTGGTTCAGTATGCACCAGCAAGCACAGAGGAAGAAATTTTGCCAGTTTTATTACCTGCTCTTGCTGCTGTTGCCGCTGCGGTGGCACTGTGCTCTTGCTGTTTCTTCTGTTGTAGGAGGGTCAACAAAGGTGACGACGAAGCGTCGTCGTATACAGA GACCTTGATAGAATCACCGCCACTTATCCTGCCTCGATACCATCCGTTTGCCTTTAAGCAATTTATAGCTGGAGCGGAAGCTGAAGAGTATAATGCGGTGTACGTAGATAGACCAGTTATACAGCCTGTGATAGTTGAAAGGACGATTGTAAAAGAACGTCCAGTAAGGCAGGTCGTCCAAGAAGCTGTCGTGCCTGTCGTCCGGGAAGTTGTTGTCCCGGTAGTTCAGAATGCTGTCGTGCCCGTGGTCCAAGATGTACACGATCGGGAAGATGTTGGACGGCCGTACGTACGGGAAGATCTCCGACCTTACGTTCTTGAAAATGGAGGTGCTATTTGGAACACTTCATCAAACAGCGAT AGGAGCACAGAGATTACAAGTCCGTCACTGATCTTGCCTCGATTCCACCCTACTCCATTTAGACAGTTTATACCTGGTTCGGAGGGAGATGAAGAGGAGATCAGGAGTATGAAGTTTGCTTAA